A genome region from Rathayibacter caricis DSM 15933 includes the following:
- a CDS encoding SRPBCC domain-containing protein: MSESIGGRTHAHRRARRRAALLVGLLIALIVAGAALWQRANPFVIETAIEIEAPPEVVWDVLTDFEAYPEWNPSLVGMTGALEPGSTLRFATDATDEALVFEPVVREVRRYEHLRWEGTLLITGLFDGEHSFTLEPTAAGHTLLTQAEFFRGVTVPFLTRWLTDNTKPDFIAMNEALKTRSEDSAGH; this comes from the coding sequence ATGTCCGAGAGCATAGGCGGCAGAACGCATGCACACCGGCGAGCACGTCGAAGGGCTGCGCTCCTGGTCGGCCTGCTCATCGCGCTGATCGTCGCTGGCGCGGCGCTCTGGCAACGCGCCAACCCCTTCGTCATCGAGACCGCAATCGAGATCGAGGCCCCACCGGAAGTGGTTTGGGACGTCTTGACCGACTTCGAGGCGTACCCGGAGTGGAACCCCTCGCTTGTCGGCATGACCGGCGCCCTCGAGCCGGGCAGCACGCTCCGATTCGCCACCGATGCGACCGACGAGGCCCTCGTCTTCGAACCCGTGGTGCGCGAAGTCAGAAGGTATGAGCACCTGCGGTGGGAGGGCACCCTCCTGATCACCGGGCTCTTCGACGGTGAGCACAGTTTCACCCTTGAACCGACAGCGGCAGGTCACACCCTCCTCACCCAGGCAGAGTTTTTCCGAGGAGTTACCGTACCCTTCCTCACCCGGTGGCTCACCGACAACACAAAGCCCGACTTCATCGCGATGAACGAAGCACTCAAGACACGCAGTGAAGACTCGGCAGGCCACTAG
- a CDS encoding VOC family protein yields MAADESTSRLVILGPRDFHAASGVADWRVLFWGAHCFYRTTSFAEAAAFVVGIAEVAERLDHAPDIDMRAEGVTVRTCSRPDGALSVADVDLAAAVSVVAHRLGLTSDPSMLQVVGIAVAQDAGIDTRPFWEAAFGYERVGEEDLLDPLRRGPHLWFHELRTPRPGRGRTHIDVSVPADEAEKRVQAAVTAGGRIVDASEAPKWWTLASPDNHGIDIAGWADWDG; encoded by the coding sequence ATGGCAGCCGATGAAAGTACTTCCCGGCTTGTGATTCTCGGACCGCGCGATTTCCATGCGGCGTCAGGAGTAGCGGATTGGCGGGTGCTGTTCTGGGGAGCTCACTGCTTCTACCGCACCACCTCTTTCGCGGAGGCCGCCGCCTTCGTCGTTGGCATCGCGGAGGTAGCGGAGCGCCTTGATCATGCTCCCGACATCGATATGCGCGCGGAAGGCGTCACTGTGCGTACCTGCAGCCGACCGGACGGAGCGTTGAGCGTCGCTGACGTCGATCTGGCCGCCGCGGTCAGTGTCGTCGCGCATCGACTCGGCCTCACGTCCGACCCGAGCATGCTGCAGGTCGTGGGGATCGCCGTGGCCCAAGACGCCGGCATCGATACGCGACCGTTCTGGGAGGCAGCCTTCGGCTATGAGCGCGTCGGGGAAGAAGACCTTCTCGACCCGTTGCGACGCGGACCACATCTCTGGTTCCACGAGCTGCGCACCCCGCGCCCGGGCCGAGGACGCACCCACATCGACGTCTCGGTGCCCGCCGACGAGGCCGAAAAGCGCGTGCAGGCTGCTGTTACCGCCGGCGGCCGCATCGTGGACGCCAGCGAAGCCCCCAAGTGGTGGACCCTCGCCTCACCCGACAACCACGGCATCGACATCGCCGGATGGGCCGATTGGGACGGCTAA
- a CDS encoding VOC family protein, with product MPTTIFVNLAVTDLARSRAFFESLGYSINEGFSDENAVSVVISDTITAMLLTREFFAEFTSKPIIDATTSTEVQLALSAESKDEVDAVHEKALAAGATPAGEQDHGFMYSKSFDDPDGHHWDFVWMDPAAAAGGAPELSIDEIRGNTTHS from the coding sequence ATGCCCACCACGATCTTCGTCAACCTGGCCGTCACCGATCTCGCCCGGTCCCGGGCGTTCTTCGAATCGCTCGGGTACTCCATCAACGAGGGCTTCAGCGACGAGAACGCCGTCAGCGTGGTGATCAGCGACACGATCACCGCGATGCTGCTCACGCGGGAGTTCTTCGCCGAGTTCACCAGCAAGCCGATCATCGACGCCACCACCTCGACCGAGGTGCAGCTCGCCCTCAGCGCCGAGAGCAAGGACGAGGTCGACGCCGTTCACGAGAAGGCCCTCGCCGCGGGCGCGACGCCCGCCGGCGAGCAGGACCACGGCTTCATGTACTCGAAGAGCTTCGACGACCCGGACGGCCACCACTGGGACTTCGTCTGGATGGACCCGGCCGCCGCAGCCGGCGGTGCGCCGGAGCTCAGCATCGACGAGATCCGGGGGAACACGACGCACAGCTGA
- a CDS encoding TetR/AcrR family transcriptional regulator produces the protein MQRSERGDATRQSLIAHARTRFARQGFAAVSLSQIVADAGVTKGALYHHFASKSELFEAVLEQVQWEVGERVAAAAEAVVVPAEGLSERGWLELLAGCEAFLDVATEEGTRQILLVDGPAVVGWSRWRDLDEVNSARHLEEAVVALHMAGALTDVDPRAVTLLLSGALNEAALWIAHSADRKRDLAAAMTALTAMLEGVRRPTAS, from the coding sequence ATGCAGCGCAGCGAGCGTGGAGACGCGACACGGCAGTCCCTCATCGCGCACGCGCGCACTCGTTTCGCGCGGCAAGGTTTCGCTGCGGTGTCGTTGTCGCAGATCGTGGCCGACGCCGGGGTGACCAAAGGTGCGCTCTACCACCACTTTGCGAGTAAGAGCGAGCTGTTCGAGGCAGTGCTCGAGCAGGTGCAGTGGGAGGTGGGAGAGCGAGTGGCGGCCGCCGCAGAGGCGGTCGTGGTCCCCGCGGAGGGGTTGTCTGAGCGCGGGTGGCTCGAGCTACTCGCGGGGTGCGAGGCGTTCCTCGACGTGGCCACTGAAGAGGGCACGCGCCAGATCCTGCTCGTTGACGGTCCGGCGGTGGTCGGCTGGTCACGGTGGCGCGATCTGGACGAGGTCAACTCCGCGCGGCATCTCGAGGAAGCGGTGGTCGCTCTTCACATGGCCGGAGCCCTGACGGATGTTGATCCACGGGCTGTCACGCTTTTGCTCTCCGGCGCGTTGAACGAAGCGGCGCTGTGGATCGCGCATTCTGCGGATCGCAAGCGGGACCTCGCAGCCGCGATGACTGCCCTGACCGCCATGCTCGAGGGTGTGCGGCGACCGACGGCGTCATGA
- a CDS encoding DUF1579 family protein: MTDGHEALAIFVGDWSATGTAYGADLDGAEWRSVHSARWHSGEQFVVQDERANGPFDTLSFLGWDAERGTYFSWSIENHGFAREYLVTCDGASWTFTGATERATITFSDDGRTQNHHWEFKPNGEWTTLCDRVATRVE; encoded by the coding sequence ATGACTGATGGGCATGAGGCGCTGGCCATTTTCGTCGGAGACTGGAGTGCCACGGGAACGGCCTATGGTGCGGACCTTGATGGTGCCGAGTGGCGAAGTGTGCACTCGGCCCGCTGGCACTCGGGCGAGCAGTTCGTCGTGCAGGACGAACGGGCGAACGGCCCGTTTGACACTCTGAGCTTCCTCGGCTGGGACGCGGAGCGAGGCACCTACTTCTCGTGGAGCATCGAGAACCACGGATTTGCTCGGGAGTACCTTGTGACCTGCGACGGTGCGAGCTGGACCTTCACCGGAGCTACCGAACGCGCCACGATCACTTTCAGTGACGATGGCCGCACTCAGAATCACCATTGGGAATTCAAGCCCAACGGCGAGTGGACGACTCTCTGCGATCGAGTCGCCACCCGCGTCGAATAA
- a CDS encoding VOC family protein: protein MELQSLYPVVATDRVADAAAFYVEHLGFVRTFSTDWYVSLRRPGPPDVELAFVDATHLTIPDGFRHPVRGLLINMEVDDVDAEWQRLVIEGGLEPRLAIRSEPFGQRHFILADPAGVLIDLITEIPPADDYAEAFAIEAGTIQRPSALLGPQRRAH from the coding sequence ATGGAACTGCAGAGCCTGTACCCCGTCGTCGCGACCGACCGTGTGGCTGACGCCGCAGCCTTCTACGTTGAGCACCTCGGCTTCGTGCGGACGTTCTCGACCGATTGGTATGTGAGCCTTCGCCGGCCTGGCCCCCCGGACGTCGAACTCGCCTTCGTCGATGCCACCCATCTCACGATCCCGGACGGCTTCCGCCACCCGGTGCGCGGGCTGCTCATCAACATGGAGGTCGACGACGTCGACGCCGAGTGGCAACGCCTCGTCATCGAGGGCGGACTCGAGCCCCGGCTCGCGATTCGGTCCGAGCCTTTCGGTCAGCGGCACTTCATCCTCGCCGACCCTGCAGGCGTTCTCATCGACCTCATTACTGAGATCCCGCCTGCCGACGACTACGCCGAAGCCTTCGCAATTGAAGCAGGCACCATCCAGAGACCCTCAGCTCTGTTAGGGCCTCAGAGACGAGCGCATTGA
- a CDS encoding epoxide hydrolase family protein — MGRLDREESAMSEVQPFRIDVTPVEVEDLIDRLRRTRFAEQLPGEEWAKGVPASWLRTAVQAWQEQDWSMTQDRLNAFPQIVTEIDGQRVHAIHVTSKHDEATPLLLLHGWPGSFLEFVDLIGPLVNPTAHGGDAADAFHVVIPSLPGHGFSSPLAGEGWTDLRMGDALGDLMFTLGYERFAVQGGDAGAFIGPQCARAHPDAVIGVHVNALVNFPGPDDNPDELTEAEKERVQRQQHFLAEMSGYREQQQTRPQTLAYALTDSPAGQLAWIAEKFAEWSDPHHVLTKDPAFLPTLLADASIYWFTGTAGSSANLYWETMHNPEAWTKSVSGVPTAVLVSLTQDVAIRRYAERENRIVRWTETERGGHFMALEAPEVWLEDVRAFFRSLR; from the coding sequence GTGGGCAGGCTTGATCGTGAGGAGAGCGCAATGTCCGAAGTGCAGCCGTTCCGCATCGATGTGACGCCGGTCGAGGTCGAGGATCTGATCGACCGTCTTCGACGAACGCGTTTCGCCGAGCAGCTCCCCGGCGAGGAGTGGGCCAAGGGAGTGCCTGCGTCGTGGTTGAGGACTGCTGTCCAGGCATGGCAGGAGCAGGACTGGTCGATGACGCAGGATCGTCTCAACGCGTTCCCGCAGATCGTCACGGAGATCGATGGGCAGCGCGTCCACGCGATCCACGTGACATCGAAGCACGACGAGGCGACGCCGTTGCTGCTGCTGCACGGCTGGCCGGGCTCCTTCCTCGAGTTCGTGGACCTGATCGGGCCCCTCGTGAACCCGACCGCGCACGGAGGTGACGCGGCGGACGCCTTCCACGTCGTCATCCCGTCCCTCCCCGGACACGGATTCTCGAGTCCTCTCGCGGGCGAGGGCTGGACCGATCTGCGCATGGGTGACGCGCTCGGCGACCTCATGTTCACGCTCGGCTACGAACGGTTTGCAGTGCAGGGAGGCGACGCCGGCGCGTTCATCGGGCCGCAATGCGCTCGAGCTCACCCGGACGCCGTGATCGGCGTGCACGTGAACGCCCTCGTCAACTTCCCCGGCCCCGACGACAACCCCGACGAACTGACCGAGGCGGAGAAGGAGCGGGTGCAGCGGCAGCAGCACTTCCTCGCCGAGATGAGCGGCTACCGGGAACAACAGCAGACCCGCCCGCAGACCCTCGCGTACGCGCTGACCGATTCGCCAGCCGGTCAACTCGCGTGGATCGCCGAGAAGTTCGCAGAGTGGTCCGACCCGCACCACGTCCTCACCAAGGACCCGGCATTTCTGCCGACGCTGCTCGCTGACGCAAGCATCTACTGGTTCACGGGAACCGCCGGATCCTCCGCGAATCTGTACTGGGAGACGATGCACAATCCGGAAGCATGGACGAAATCGGTCTCGGGTGTGCCGACGGCCGTCCTCGTCTCCCTGACGCAGGACGTGGCCATTCGCCGGTACGCGGAGCGGGAGAACCGGATCGTGCGCTGGACGGAGACCGAGCGCGGCGGACACTTCATGGCTCTGGAAGCGCCCGAGGTGTGGCTGGAGGACGTGCGCGCCTTTTTCCGAAGCTTGCGCTGA
- a CDS encoding DUF4113 domain-containing protein, with translation MEQVLSVYAQRAAHRLRAQGSVTKTMSVFASTSPFVNAPYESAGGLAGFPVPTDDPVAIVKAAIGTLGPRLREGARYVRAGVILTNLSPKGSHVYLDFFDPVFDVKNLGATIDAVTKRHGRASIGLGRAGVRTGPVWSMKRDALSARATTHWDELATAHAR, from the coding sequence ATGGAGCAGGTGCTGTCCGTCTACGCGCAACGCGCCGCACACCGACTCCGCGCGCAGGGCTCCGTCACCAAAACCATGAGCGTCTTCGCGTCAACATCTCCCTTCGTCAACGCGCCCTACGAATCCGCCGGCGGACTCGCCGGCTTCCCCGTCCCGACCGACGACCCCGTAGCGATCGTCAAGGCCGCGATCGGCACGTTAGGACCTCGACTCCGCGAAGGAGCCCGTTACGTGCGAGCCGGCGTGATCCTCACCAACCTCTCCCCCAAAGGCTCCCACGTTTACCTCGACTTCTTCGATCCGGTCTTCGACGTCAAAAACCTCGGTGCGACCATCGACGCGGTGACCAAGCGACATGGACGCGCGTCGATTGGGCTGGGCCGCGCCGGTGTCCGGACAGGGCCGGTGTGGTCGATGAAGCGAGACGCGCTCTCAGCGCGCGCTACAACGCACTGGGATGAGCTTGCAACGGCGCATGCTCGGTGA
- a CDS encoding YciI family protein has product MTEYFLTVPHDTADEPTMESMQDLDPAFLEQMMTAVDAFNSALKESGAFRYAGGLQPPSTAKTVHIEEKTTRVLEEPFVAAPSYVGGFWIIEADDEATATAWAEQAARALGSRIEVRALQEELSED; this is encoded by the coding sequence ATGACCGAGTACTTCCTGACCGTGCCGCACGACACCGCCGACGAGCCCACCATGGAGTCGATGCAGGACCTCGACCCTGCGTTCCTCGAGCAGATGATGACGGCCGTCGACGCCTTCAACTCCGCCCTCAAGGAGTCCGGTGCCTTCCGCTACGCCGGCGGCCTGCAGCCGCCGAGCACCGCGAAGACCGTCCACATCGAGGAGAAGACGACCCGAGTGCTCGAGGAGCCCTTCGTCGCAGCACCGTCGTACGTGGGCGGTTTCTGGATCATCGAAGCCGACGACGAGGCCACAGCGACCGCCTGGGCGGAGCAGGCCGCGCGAGCCCTCGGCAGCCGCATCGAAGTGCGCGCCCTCCAGGAGGAGCTGTCCGAGGACTGA
- a CDS encoding dihydrofolate reductase family protein, with the protein MSRLVVSVLTSLDGYYEGPEHDLSTLPFEDAFNDHNLQMLRQAGTLVYGSRWFRNNWNTWSALVADDSANDRDRETAHLVTTLDSLVISDTLTRDPDAPWAATTRIVRREDAAIEIRALKASGDRDLLMFGSGTTWNPLLEQGLVDELIVLVGAGLVGGGSSLYSGLPHPGLKLLDATALAGSELVRLRYDVSGA; encoded by the coding sequence ATGAGCAGACTCGTCGTCTCCGTCCTCACCTCCCTCGACGGCTACTACGAGGGACCCGAGCACGACCTCTCGACCCTTCCGTTCGAGGACGCGTTCAACGACCACAACCTCCAGATGCTGAGGCAGGCGGGCACCCTCGTCTATGGGAGCCGCTGGTTCCGGAACAACTGGAACACCTGGAGCGCCCTTGTAGCCGACGATTCTGCGAACGACCGCGACCGCGAAACTGCCCACCTCGTCACCACACTCGACTCCCTCGTCATCAGCGACACCCTCACCCGTGATCCCGACGCTCCCTGGGCCGCCACCACCAGAATCGTCCGGCGAGAGGACGCGGCTATCGAGATCCGTGCACTCAAGGCATCCGGAGACCGCGACCTCCTGATGTTCGGCAGCGGAACGACCTGGAACCCGCTCCTCGAGCAGGGTCTCGTCGACGAGCTGATCGTCCTCGTCGGAGCCGGACTCGTCGGCGGCGGCTCCTCCCTCTATTCCGGATTACCGCACCCCGGCCTCAAGCTCCTCGATGCCACGGCACTCGCCGGGTCCGAGCTCGTGCGGCTCCGCTACGACGTCAGCGGCGCGTGA
- a CDS encoding cupin domain-containing protein, which yields MTVIINAEDIRVSDSRTLRFEGIAFGSAVSFFLVTNDPGQGPGLHRHPYTETWTVLEGEATIRVGAETFIALAGDSAVVRADVWHAFTNTGPGTLRIVCIHASPVIIQENASKEELAGSR from the coding sequence ATGACCGTCATCATCAACGCCGAGGACATTCGCGTCAGCGATTCCCGGACGCTGCGCTTCGAGGGAATCGCGTTCGGATCCGCCGTCTCCTTCTTTCTCGTCACCAATGACCCCGGACAGGGACCAGGACTGCACCGTCATCCGTACACCGAGACTTGGACCGTCCTCGAAGGCGAGGCGACCATTCGCGTCGGCGCCGAGACGTTCATCGCACTCGCCGGCGACAGCGCAGTCGTCCGCGCCGACGTCTGGCATGCCTTCACGAACACCGGCCCCGGCACCCTCCGTATCGTCTGCATCCACGCCTCGCCCGTGATCATTCAGGAGAACGCCTCCAAGGAGGAGCTCGCGGGGTCCCGGTGA
- a CDS encoding three-helix bundle dimerization domain-containing protein → MTTDLDADQVVRDATAAVRKKFPDRSESDIEAIVREELSKLLDRPVQDYLSVLTERAAKQRLKHDTSTT, encoded by the coding sequence ATGACTACTGACCTCGATGCTGACCAGGTCGTCCGCGATGCGACCGCCGCCGTGCGTAAGAAATTCCCTGATCGCTCCGAGAGCGATATCGAGGCCATCGTGCGGGAGGAGCTGAGCAAGCTCCTGGACCGGCCCGTGCAGGACTACCTTTCCGTCCTCACAGAACGCGCGGCGAAGCAGCGACTCAAGCACGACACATCAACGACCTGA
- a CDS encoding site-specific integrase — protein MREFEDGPGRDIAASVSTLVPVSPAVVQLGEASIAGNTRRAYQGDLRSFVAWCSAAGRPHLPASPETVAEYLADRAGILNTAGEWRYAPSTLARALAAINAAHAEQNLPLPGHSALVTRTLQGIRRDRQRPTRQADPLLLSDIQAVLDRIDVTVWPDGVTGVRDRLLILLGWAGAFRRSELTELRLEDVVRHRQDGLHVRVRRSKTDQVGKGLVKAVPYGREPLTCGPCAWMRWLRILAAAGEGRSAVMRVLFTDDPAAHVCRSTLPTLPGQAPLLRRMHKSGLPTENPLAAQSVNLIVKRRVTAVGFDPVRYSAHSLRAGFVTEALRQGATTHAVMRQTGHRSAATVEIYARERDPLTGNAVTTLGL, from the coding sequence ATGCGTGAGTTCGAGGACGGTCCCGGACGGGATATCGCCGCATCGGTGTCGACTCTCGTCCCGGTGTCGCCCGCGGTCGTGCAGCTGGGGGAGGCGTCGATCGCCGGAAATACCCGACGCGCCTACCAAGGGGACCTGCGTTCGTTTGTGGCCTGGTGTTCAGCGGCGGGGCGGCCGCATCTGCCGGCGTCGCCGGAGACGGTGGCTGAGTACCTCGCCGATCGCGCCGGGATCCTGAACACGGCGGGGGAGTGGCGCTATGCCCCGTCGACGCTTGCGCGCGCTCTGGCTGCGATCAATGCCGCCCACGCGGAGCAGAACCTGCCTCTCCCCGGACACAGCGCTCTCGTTACGCGGACTCTGCAGGGCATCCGCCGCGACCGCCAACGCCCTACCCGGCAAGCGGACCCCCTGCTGCTCAGCGATATCCAAGCGGTCCTGGACCGCATCGACGTCACCGTTTGGCCCGATGGGGTCACGGGGGTGCGGGACCGGCTGCTGATCTTGCTTGGCTGGGCGGGTGCGTTCCGGCGCAGTGAGCTCACCGAGCTGCGCCTGGAGGATGTCGTGCGGCATCGGCAGGACGGCCTGCATGTGCGGGTGCGGCGCTCGAAGACCGACCAGGTCGGAAAGGGCCTGGTCAAAGCGGTCCCGTACGGGCGGGAACCGCTCACCTGTGGGCCCTGCGCGTGGATGCGGTGGCTGCGAATCCTGGCAGCAGCGGGGGAGGGGCGCAGCGCCGTCATGCGGGTGCTGTTCACCGATGACCCGGCGGCGCACGTCTGCCGCAGTACCCTCCCAACCCTGCCAGGGCAGGCTCCGTTGCTGCGAAGGATGCACAAGAGCGGCCTGCCCACCGAGAACCCGTTGGCCGCGCAGTCGGTGAACTTGATCGTCAAACGTCGCGTCACCGCGGTCGGGTTCGATCCGGTCCGGTACAGCGCGCACTCGTTGCGCGCCGGGTTCGTCACCGAGGCCTTGCGTCAGGGGGCGACGACGCATGCGGTGATGCGTCAGACCGGGCACCGCTCAGCGGCGACCGTGGAGATCTACGCACGCGAACGCGACCCCCTCACCGGCAACGCCGTCACCACCCTCGGCCTATGA
- a CDS encoding ParA family protein — MAIITAVGNRKGGVGKTAEVLGVATGLMLMRRKVLVIDLDPQADASTALEAEGDLDVFDVLYGGVTGSIGEAITKSSWTGIDVVRSSEALFRMETESLMGAEVRLKTVMWESPELAEYDHILIDLPPALGRLTVNGLLAATQVLVVTEPTSFAVRGVGEFLDTVRQVTAMPHLNPSLKTAGIVVNKTSSPLTSEHSFQLEELRAAYGDLLVEPYLPTWTAMQDSASARVPLTKLSGRRPAILTERFVAHARHLEGVAK; from the coding sequence GTGGCCATCATCACAGCAGTCGGAAACCGTAAGGGTGGCGTCGGCAAGACGGCTGAGGTTCTCGGTGTCGCGACAGGGCTCATGCTCATGCGTCGGAAGGTGCTGGTGATCGATCTCGATCCTCAGGCCGACGCGTCGACGGCGCTCGAGGCGGAAGGTGACCTCGATGTGTTCGATGTGCTCTACGGGGGAGTGACCGGCTCGATCGGCGAGGCGATCACGAAGTCCTCGTGGACGGGCATCGACGTGGTGCGCAGCTCGGAAGCGCTGTTCCGCATGGAGACCGAGTCGCTCATGGGCGCCGAGGTGCGGCTGAAGACGGTCATGTGGGAATCTCCCGAGCTCGCGGAGTACGACCACATCCTCATCGACCTTCCGCCCGCGCTCGGGCGGCTGACGGTGAACGGGCTGCTGGCTGCGACTCAGGTGCTCGTGGTCACGGAGCCGACGTCGTTCGCGGTCCGCGGAGTGGGGGAGTTCCTCGACACCGTCCGTCAAGTGACGGCGATGCCTCACCTCAATCCGTCGCTGAAGACCGCGGGCATCGTCGTCAACAAGACGTCGAGCCCGCTGACGAGCGAGCATTCGTTCCAACTTGAGGAGCTGCGCGCGGCGTACGGAGATCTCCTCGTGGAGCCGTACTTGCCGACGTGGACGGCCATGCAGGACTCGGCCAGCGCCCGCGTGCCGCTGACCAAGCTGAGCGGCCGTCGGCCGGCGATCCTCACCGAGCGATTCGTCGCGCACGCTCGTCACCTTGAAGGAGTAGCGAAATGA
- a CDS encoding ArsR/SmtB family transcription factor, which translates to MIGDDGYLPDFLTSTPRWDLTPEQEHQRLTEADLRPMVVDLGKRADRATGSQRDALLTLRDDPERTRVLVSDAWRELWEAVLAPHWPVIQQILSADIAARSRRTSSDGIGAMVNAIDDAINWKPDAVVVELARHDEVLDCRGSGLVLVPSVMSRRCAALTELPAHPTLFYPALGVTESWTSSAADTASSVIALLGEGRARILLSLHTPLSTSEAAAAAGLAISTASHHLSVLRAAHLISSRREGSSVVHDRTPLGEALVNGAS; encoded by the coding sequence GTGATCGGTGACGACGGGTACCTGCCGGATTTCCTCACGTCGACGCCGAGATGGGATCTCACCCCGGAGCAGGAGCATCAGCGATTGACCGAAGCGGATCTTCGCCCGATGGTTGTGGATCTCGGCAAGCGGGCCGATCGGGCTACGGGGTCCCAGCGTGACGCGCTCCTCACGCTTCGAGACGACCCGGAGCGCACCCGCGTCCTCGTGAGCGACGCGTGGCGGGAGCTGTGGGAGGCGGTGCTGGCACCGCACTGGCCCGTGATCCAGCAGATCCTGAGCGCTGACATCGCTGCCCGATCACGCCGGACGAGCAGCGACGGCATCGGTGCGATGGTGAACGCCATCGATGACGCGATCAACTGGAAGCCGGACGCGGTCGTCGTCGAACTCGCCCGGCACGACGAGGTGCTCGACTGCCGAGGAAGCGGTCTGGTGCTCGTACCCTCGGTCATGTCCCGCCGCTGCGCGGCGCTGACCGAGCTCCCAGCCCACCCGACCCTGTTCTACCCGGCTCTCGGTGTGACGGAGTCGTGGACGAGCTCCGCCGCGGACACCGCGAGCTCGGTGATCGCCCTTCTCGGCGAGGGACGCGCGCGCATCCTTCTCAGCCTTCACACGCCGCTGTCCACCTCGGAAGCCGCGGCGGCCGCGGGCCTCGCGATCTCCACCGCGTCGCACCACCTGAGCGTCCTCCGCGCGGCACACCTCATCAGCTCTCGCCGAGAGGGCTCCTCCGTCGTCCACGACCGGACTCCGCTCGGAGAAGCGCTCGTGAACGGCGCCTCCTGA
- a CDS encoding alpha/beta fold hydrolase gives MSRHTLELPEVDLVYDVHGPLPTLDGRPPLVMIGQPMDASGFSAQVALFDDRTVVTYDPRGLGRSERKDGGVTNEPDTQAEDVHALIQALGAGAVDLFASSGGAVGALALVTAYPHDVATLIAHEPPIDCVLPDAETVQAAREAYTRVYQDKGFGAGMAAFIAMTSWEGDITEEYLAQPAPDPATFGLPTEDDGAREDPLLSKRSWAVPHYQPDIDALKAAPTRIVIAVGEESLKVYTGRTAIALADRLGQQATVFPSHHGGFMGGEFGYAGQPEAFAAKLRDVLN, from the coding sequence GTGTCGCGCCACACGCTCGAGCTGCCAGAAGTCGATCTCGTCTATGACGTCCACGGGCCATTACCCACATTGGACGGGCGTCCGCCTCTGGTCATGATCGGCCAGCCCATGGACGCCAGTGGCTTCAGCGCGCAGGTCGCTCTGTTCGATGACCGCACCGTCGTGACCTACGACCCGCGCGGCCTTGGACGAAGCGAACGCAAGGACGGCGGAGTCACTAACGAGCCGGACACCCAAGCTGAGGACGTTCATGCGCTCATTCAAGCTCTCGGCGCCGGCGCGGTGGATCTGTTCGCCAGCAGCGGTGGCGCGGTCGGCGCGCTCGCGCTGGTCACGGCGTACCCGCACGACGTGGCGACTCTCATCGCGCACGAACCTCCGATCGACTGCGTCCTGCCAGATGCAGAAACCGTCCAAGCCGCCCGGGAGGCTTACACCCGGGTGTACCAGGACAAAGGTTTCGGTGCTGGCATGGCCGCGTTCATCGCGATGACCTCCTGGGAAGGTGACATCACCGAGGAGTACCTCGCCCAGCCCGCACCGGACCCGGCCACGTTCGGTCTGCCGACCGAAGACGACGGCGCGCGGGAGGACCCCCTGCTCTCCAAGCGGTCCTGGGCTGTGCCCCACTATCAGCCAGACATTGATGCATTGAAGGCGGCCCCGACCAGGATCGTGATCGCAGTCGGAGAGGAATCCTTGAAGGTCTACACCGGCCGAACCGCCATCGCTCTGGCCGACCGACTCGGCCAGCAAGCCACCGTCTTCCCGAGCCACCACGGCGGATTCATGGGCGGCGAATTCGGCTATGCCGGCCAGCCTGAAGCGTTCGCCGCCAAACTCCGCGACGTACTCAACTAG